The DNA region GCATATTTCAAAATAACCAGCCAATATTTTAATTTAACTTGCTATTTCTTTTCTATGCATGAATAAAAATACTCCTTTATCCCGGAAAGGGACGAAGGAGTATTCGCGGTACCACCCTAATTAAAGTCTTTTCAGACTTTCTCTTTAGTAGAAAATATTTCTTTCCCCTATAACGTGAGGACACGTCTTTATCTATTTTAGGACGAACAGGTATATTAAAAAACAATTAATATTACATGTTATTTTATGTCATACCACTTAGTTCATTCCAATTTCTCAATAGGAAACTCAGAGACTGCCTTCCATAAGATATATTATTGGACTTTCAGCTAAGGTATCTCTAAAAAATAATCTATAACCAATTTGGTTGTTTTATTTGATACCTTTTCCAACTCTCTTTGTATATAATTCTTATGTACTCTTTCTCATCATAGTTTTTTACAACTAGTTTTTATCAATTATATCAAAAGCACTGCCACTATTCAATATTTTTAATATTTATTTTCACTCTAATATTTTTTAATTATATTTTATTTATTGCTATTTTCAGATGATTTAACTTCTTCTTTATTTTTATCAGACTTCTTTGATTTAAATTTAGAAACTATTTCTGGCACTAAATTAAGCAGACTATCCAAATTGTTTTTACCGGATATAGGCAAAAGATTAACCTTATCCCCAGTGATTGCAATTACTGCATTAGGAGTAACCTTAGCAGCCGCTCCAAGACCTGTTCCATTTGCTGCAATTCCCTTATCACCATTATTTCCAGCACCTGTACCACAGCCAAAAGAAAGACTTATTATAGGAACTAAGGTAGTTTCCCCCACTGTTATTGGCTCACCTACAACAGTTTCAGTCTTTAAAAAATTCTCAAGATTACCAAATAAAGCATCTAAATTTTCCTTTAATGACGCTTGATTATCCATTTAATCCCCTCCCTACATATATTTAAATTATACCCTAAATCAGGCTCCTTTTAATACAATTTTCCTTAAATCTTTTTTTAATAATAATTTTACAGTTCTCAATATCACAATAAAAAGATTTATTCTACCTTTAATCTCAATGAAAACATCTAAAATCACCTCATCAAACACAGGAGAAATATTTATTCTTATTGCTGAAAAATTTGATTTTATTACTGAGATCACCGCACTTATAGTCCCAGTGGCAAAGGGATCATCTAAACCGTACACACCCTCAATAGTTATGCTTCTGGGTTTTACTATTAAAATTATATCCTTTAAGTATAAAAACAATTTTCTCAAAGTATCCAACTCTAAAAGTTGAAAATTCACTGAAATTTTCCTGTTTTTATTTGAATTTTTTTCTATATGCTTATTGCTATTTTTTCTTAAATTAGAATAAACACAAAAATTTATAAAATAAAACTTTATTTCAAAATTATCCGATGTTTTTAAGGCATTAAGTCTAAGTAATCCTAAAAACCAATTTATTTCAATTTCTCCCTTAAGGTCTTCATTAATATCCCCTCGAATAATGTAATTATATGGAATGACTAATAACATAATTATTAAGATTATAGCTATAAATAATATTGTAATAAAAATCTTTAAAGCTAATATTACTCCATACATTATTTCTACCTACCTTTAAAATTAAAAATTCTATTTATATGCCATTTGCAACTGGTAATTTCAAAACATATAAACAGATTTCTAAGCATCAGGTGGGGTTTTTGTTTATGACCTCTGATACTTAGAACTCTTTAGCCTAACGGTGCAGTTTCAGAATATCTTTACATTTAACATTTATACTAAAATCTAGGAATATATATCCGAAAACTCAATATTAATTCTTTCCGTATCCGTTTCATAGAAAGCCTTATTTTCAGCATTTTTTTCCACATGCTTCACTGGCAAATTTATGATAAAACTACTCCCCAGTCCAACTTGACTTTCAATAGCAATTGTACCTCCATGCAGTTCTACAAAGGATTTTACCAGACAAAGACCAAGCCCCGTTCCCTCTCTATTTCTACTCAAGGTTTTATCAACTTGTCCAAATCTTTCAAAGATTAAATTCTTCTTATCTTCTGGTATGCCTATACCCGTATCTTTAACAATTATAGAAACCGTTTCTCCCTTATCTATTACATTAACTAGTATTTGCCCCCCAGAGTTTGTAAATTTCACAGCATTTGATAGTAAATTTAACATAATTCTTTCAATTTTATCTCCATCTACTGCTGTTATCTTTTCTTCCACATTAGTATCAAAAATAAGTTTGATACCTTTGTTTTCTACATAATCTGCTATAGACAAGGTTATATCCTCTATCATATTTATAATATTAGTATTTTCTAATTGAATTTTTAAAAAACCAGTATCTGATTTTGTTAAATCAAGTAAATTATTTATGAGCTTTAGTAATCTATAACTATTTGTTCTCATAATATCTACATAATCATTTCTCTTTTTTATATAATTGCAATCTCCATCCTTATTATATAATTTTATCATCTGCAATGCGGAAAATATGAGATTAAGTGGTGTTTTTAACTCATGAGATATATTTATAAAAAATTCTGTAATAGTTTTATTAGACTCTATTGATTCTTCCAATAACTTTGAGTTTCTTTCCACATCTTTTTGTAATTCTACTACTTCTTTTTCGGAAGTTATATTTCTTAAAATACTGAGAATAGTAGGCTTCCCTTCATATATAAAAAAAGAAGATGTGTTTTCAATAGCTATAATTTTATTACTAGAATTTAATACTTTCTCTTCGAAAACTAATTTAGGCAATTTCTCTTTGTATATTCTGCAAAATTGATCCTTTAAATGTATCTTTTCTTCT from Clostridium pasteurianum BC1 includes:
- a CDS encoding DUF2953 domain-containing protein, producing the protein MYGVILALKIFITILFIAIILIIMLLVIPYNYIIRGDINEDLKGEIEINWFLGLLRLNALKTSDNFEIKFYFINFCVYSNLRKNSNKHIEKNSNKNRKISVNFQLLELDTLRKLFLYLKDIILIVKPRSITIEGVYGLDDPFATGTISAVISVIKSNFSAIRINISPVFDEVILDVFIEIKGRINLFIVILRTVKLLLKKDLRKIVLKGA
- a CDS encoding sensor histidine kinase; protein product: MEQIQQNGEKRINDIISIVKLASLFFCVIIIYEKVYQNNLFGYTYNNFLKINFTGLLMFLAIFLWWLLSHITSNIYKFKYVIIIRSIENVVLTIIYTALILTTNTYSNQIKCLFLLVIISSTLQLGKRMGMLTAFISSAIILIIDFTYVPSGDINYYFQNDLIIVGVFILTAWPLGHYKEIEDKRIENKDVQLKLLNNKLEKNHEQRKLMEENLLKNKSCYNLLIENSYEAILVHRNNKLIFVNESAAKLLGFSSYSELVGKSILSFLPEEEKIHLKDQFCRIYKEKLPKLVFEEKVLNSSNKIIAIENTSSFFIYEGKPTILSILRNITSEKEVVELQKDVERNSKLLEESIESNKTITEFFINISHELKTPLNLIFSALQMIKLYNKDGDCNYIKKRNDYVDIMRTNSYRLLKLINNLLDLTKSDTGFLKIQLENTNIINMIEDITLSIADYVENKGIKLIFDTNVEEKITAVDGDKIERIMLNLLSNAVKFTNSGGQILVNVIDKGETVSIIVKDTGIGIPEDKKNLIFERFGQVDKTLSRNREGTGLGLCLVKSFVELHGGTIAIESQVGLGSSFIINLPVKHVEKNAENKAFYETDTERINIEFSDIYS
- a CDS encoding GerW family sporulation protein codes for the protein MDNQASLKENLDALFGNLENFLKTETVVGEPITVGETTLVPIISLSFGCGTGAGNNGDKGIAANGTGLGAAAKVTPNAVIAITGDKVNLLPISGKNNLDSLLNLVPEIVSKFKSKKSDKNKEEVKSSENSNK